The genomic segment AAGTTTTTTCATCATAAGGTAAGAAGCCTTTTCTCTTGCGCAAATATGCAAATTTCTATGTGCTGAATAAACCTCTGCAGCTTGCTGCGATTCTGTTTTTCCTTGAACATCATCGGAATAGAAAACAGTTTGCGGGAAAATAAAAATAGGATTATATGGAAAATTCTTTACAATATGTTGCATTTTGTGCTCTTCGTTCAACCAAAGTGTTCCCATGCTACCCCCGCCATCAATGACTATAAGATCTTTGTCTGTAATGTATTTTTTGATCTCACTAGCGTAAATCTGATATTTTGGTGATGGAATTTCCACAATATTTTTTCCGAGACCTCGGTCAGTAAAAAAGCGCTCTTGAGAATAAACAATCGCATGATCTCCTAAGTTGCCATGTACGGGTGTTGCTATAAAAACGATACAATATCCTTGCTTTTTTCGAACATTTTCTATTTGCTTTGACAACTTTCCAATAAATATTGTGAGACTAATTCTTTCACGTATATTTTGCTGTAATAGATGTTTTATTCGTCTGAACAAAGTTTTCTACTTTAAGTAATATAAGCTTTTAAATATCAAGGACGCATATAAAATCACGAGTCATTTTATGCAATGTATTACGTTTGGGTGTCTACAGTCATCAGACATCGAAAATATTCTTCAAAAAAGAATTGATCTAAATTCGGCATTAACAATATCAAATATGCTACAAAAGCGTATCTCGTGATTCTCGACTTTTTACGAATCTATAAATTTAGCTCTTCTAACACTGCTGTCCCAATGTTAGTTGAATAAATTCAATTGGTTGCTTACCTGTATGTCATGATTTGTGTAGGTTGCATTTGAAAGTGCCTGTAAAATGGGCTTTTTCTCGAAAAGGGTTACGCTCAGAACCTGTAAAATTGTGTAGAGACTTTGGTCGAGATTCAGGGATTTCTTGACGATAGCAACAAGGACGTAAACGGAGATGGCGATCCAGACTTGAGTCTTCACGGCGTTTTCGGTGGTGCCATAGAAAGCCTTGATCATGAGATGTTGCTTGATCCACTTGAAAAACAGCTCCACCTGCCATCGGCAACGATAGAGATCGGCAATCGTTTTGGCCGGCAGGACAAAATTGTTGGTTAAAAACACGAGACTTTGATTGTTCTTTGAATCGAGGTATCCAATACGACGGAGTTTTTCCGGGTAATCTTTCTTTGCGTAGTAGCCCTTTAGGGTAACGATCTGGTCGAACTGGACGCCTTGGGATTTGTCGACGGGATTGGAATAAAGGCGTTTGCGGCTGAAGTTCCTCTTTGTCCGGGTAACGAAGAAAGCCAAATTTTGATGGATTTTGTACAGACGCGCAAAATCGAGGTAACCTCGATCCATGACGTAGATGGCCCCGGCTTCGATGATCAAGTTGTCCAGGATATTGACATCGTGGACTTTCCCTGTGGTAATGATCACCACTGAAGGGATGTTGCCGCGCAGATCCAGCAGAGTATGGAGTTTTATCGCACCCTTCCGTTTCCGGAACTCCGCCCAAGGGAAAAGGGCCAGACAAAGGTCGATAGTAGTCGAGTCCAAGGCGTAAACTGCTTGATCTAATTCGATACCGAAGGACTCTTCGGTATATAGTTTTCTGGCTCTTGTAATGAGGATTTGGGCAAAATCGGCATAAATCCGCCAATCCCTGGTTTGATTGGCATGGGCCAAGGTGTTCCGGGAAACCTTTCCCCGGATGCCCAGATGATAAAGTTTTGATTGGGTTGCTCTCAGGCATGCCTCGATATCTCTCAGGCTCTCCCGGTAGGTAAGCTGGGCAAAGGCCATGCACAGGTACTGATCCCAACAGGAAAAACTTTTCATTTTGAAATTGCCATTGTACCGATCGACACATTTTCGAAACTCGTATGCGGGGACAAATTCCATCAGTTGCGCAAAGATTGTTTTCCCGGAATTCATGTACTATCTCCTCTTTC from the Syntrophus gentianae genome contains:
- a CDS encoding IS4 family transposase; this translates as MNSGKTIFAQLMEFVPAYEFRKCVDRYNGNFKMKSFSCWDQYLCMAFAQLTYRESLRDIEACLRATQSKLYHLGIRGKVSRNTLAHANQTRDWRIYADFAQILITRARKLYTEESFGIELDQAVYALDSTTIDLCLALFPWAEFRKRKGAIKLHTLLDLRGNIPSVVIITTGKVHDVNILDNLIIEAGAIYVMDRGYLDFARLYKIHQNLAFFVTRTKRNFSRKRLYSNPVDKSQGVQFDQIVTLKGYYAKKDYPEKLRRIGYLDSKNNQSLVFLTNNFVLPAKTIADLYRCRWQVELFFKWIKQHLMIKAFYGTTENAVKTQVWIAISVYVLVAIVKKSLNLDQSLYTILQVLSVTLFEKKPILQALSNATYTNHDIQVSNQLNLFN